A stretch of DNA from Glycine max cultivar Williams 82 chromosome 18, Glycine_max_v4.0, whole genome shotgun sequence:
TTCTGGTCTTCAAAAAGAGCAACATAAATTTGAGTAaggttgtttttatttatttttttatctgtttcCTCCTCTTTCACGTACCCTATATGTGCCActctttttttgtcttttttggagTTCAAGGGTTGATGTGTGTATGTTGATTGTTTTCCACACAATGTGAGTTGGGTTCAATCCCAAAAGAAGCAAAGACACTAACTTTATTCTAGCAAATAGGTATACTTGTCAGTGTCTCTTCTGCTGAAGCTCACACACTGAGACACATTTTTCTGAAATGAATTGGGTTCACTCTCAAATCTGCCATAGTACTGATGCTATCAACAACCCTAGTAgtatttgttcttcttcttcttctgcatcatTGCCTTATAGTTCCGGCTACAAGAAACAACTAGCCTCTCCTCCTCCTCTAGCTTCTTCATCTGGCACCAGAATAAGCCCTGCACTTGTTTTCATCTTTGTCATTCTAGCAATTGTGTTCTTCATCTCTGGtctccttcactttcttgttagATTCCTCATAAGGCACAGGtcctcttcttcatcatcaatttCTCAGTCTAATAGGTACCCTGATGACATGTCTGAATCTGATGATCCTTACCAGAGGCAGCTACAGCAGCTCTTCCATCTCCATGACTCAGGCCTGGATCAGGCCCTCATAGATGCCCTCCCAGTTTTCCTCTACAAAGACATCATAGGGTTAAAGGAGCCATTTGATTGTGCAGTGTGCCTTTGCCAGTTCTCAGAACAAGATATGCTGAGGCTGCTTCCCCTTTGCAACCATGCTTTCCACATTGATTGCATAGACACATGGCTGCTGTCAAATTCAACCTGTCCTCTCTGTAGAGGGAGTCTTTATGATCCAGGCTTTGCCTTTGAAAACCCAGTTTATGACCTTGAGGGTGTGAGGGAAGAAGATGGGGTTTCCGGAAGTGTTCCTGGTGAGGGTGTTTGTGACAACAAGCATGCAGAAAACCACACAATAAGTGGGAAAAGGGTGTTTTCTGTGAGGCTTGGGAAGTTTAGAAGCTCAAATATTGTTGAGGGGGTGGAAACAGGGGGTGGAGGTGAGAGTAGTACAAGTAATTTGGATGTTAGGAGATGTTATTCAATGGGGTCATTCCAGTATGTGGTTGCTGATTCAGATTTGCAAGTGGCTTTGTGCCCCAATAGAGGTGATGGTGGAGGTGTTAGTGATAGCAGTATGAGACAATTGAAAGGGAGATTGACCAATTATGGAAATTCTTCCACTGATGATGTTGAGgggaaaaaaatcaatattactAGGAAAGGTGAAAGCTTTTCTGTTTCCAAGATCTGGCAATGGTCTAAGAAGGACAAGGTTTCAATTTCACAAGAAAACCATTTGGGTGGTTCTAATGTCACTGCAGCTCTGCCGTGGGTGAATAGAGCTCTAGGTACATGAAGCAACTCAGTATTTTGTATTTTGGGATACTTACATGTTTTCAACGAGTCCTCTTTTGATCtgctgttttttcttttttatttcatacttctgattttacatttttattgataatactTGTAAATTATGCCATAAGCATTCAATCAAGCATTGCCCTTTAAATAAGAATTATATGTTTGTTTACCCCTAACAGCTTAACTTGTAAATTTTCCATAAAGATTATCAGAAACTACCATCCGCATTACTTGTGAAGTTCTTGTAAAGCAATGTTTGAAAGAGGTTACGAGGAAAACAAAAGTAGTTAAAGAGAGTAGTTAGCAAAAATCACAATGACAGAAGATGATTTCAGATTCCAAACATAATTTTTGAATGTGGGCCATAATTATATTAGTGTGACAAAAGTGGTCTTTATTAGCAATTTCTTGCACTGAGTAGGAAGATTAAAAGTGAAGTCAAAATTGGGTGTTGCTTTTTGGATGCTTTGGTTTTCTCTTGAGATTTGCTTTAATAAACCTATGggttaaaaaagaagcaaaagaaacaacaaagaattccaattttcttttctctctctctcttgaagCTGTCCCTTTTGGGTGAGTTTAGCATTTGATTGCCAAGATGACAAGATGGGTGAAAAGTGAATGGAGACATTTTCTCATCAGGACTTAAAGAGACCTGACATGATTAGAATTTTCCTGTTAGTGCTCCAAGTATAATTATTCCACATTTGTGCTTTGGAATTTTGCTAGTACTATTATTAGGTCGatccaacatatttaaataccTAAAACGactattaaaataagttttttttagtctaatattttttaacgaaaattaatatttttattaaatatttatatttttattaaaaatttgtttttcaaacttttaaggatacaaagttatttattaatttattataattgatttttttaacatttttttaattaatattaaagttAATGTATTCAATCTTTTTGAGACATTATTGatattaaataagatttaattaattttagttttgaaaattttcttttcgcTGAAACAATACTTACTAGAATTGTTAACATTCTTCTATAAACAATAAAAGCATTAGGAAAAGAAtcaattctttttatataattaagtatGTTAATCGGTATATCATTTTCTACTTGTATAATTTCTCTTACAATTCTtagttttgtaaataaatctaatCCATCAATATTCGAGTGATTATTATGTTTTACTGAACCTTCAAGGTTAAGacaatattcttttaaattattactatccaaagatttcaaattcttaatgctaaataaaaaactaaaaatatcttCATATATTTTAAGTTGTTCAAATCTATTTCTTAATGTGATAATTGTTTGATCTATTATATGCAAGAAATAACCAATTTTAAATGATTCTTTAGGCGATTTTAAAACTTCATTATCAATAttcttatcaaattatttttttctacaaataaCACATCTTTTTACAAAACTTAGGTTCTATATCTATTTCAATAGCAATTTCTTTGGCAGAAATTATAGCATTTTCAAATTCATCATctctatatttttcaaaaaaagaaataagatctTTCAATTGTTCTATAGCAACATCCATACTCATATCTTTTTATTGTAACTTTTTACTAATGGAGTTTACAGCAAATAATATGTCATATCAGATAGTCATGCTtaac
This window harbors:
- the LOC100779678 gene encoding RING-H2 finger protein ATL47 — encoded protein: MNWVHSQICHSTDAINNPSSICSSSSSASLPYSSGYKKQLASPPPLASSSGTRISPALVFIFVILAIVFFISGLLHFLVRFLIRHRSSSSSSISQSNRYPDDMSESDDPYQRQLQQLFHLHDSGLDQALIDALPVFLYKDIIGLKEPFDCAVCLCQFSEQDMLRLLPLCNHAFHIDCIDTWLLSNSTCPLCRGSLYDPGFAFENPVYDLEGVREEDGVSGSVPGEGVCDNKHAENHTISGKRVFSVRLGKFRSSNIVEGVETGGGGESSTSNLDVRRCYSMGSFQYVVADSDLQVALCPNRGDGGGVSDSSMRQLKGRLTNYGNSSTDDVEGKKINITRKGESFSVSKIWQWSKKDKVSISQENHLGGSNVTAALPWVNRALGT